One Methanohalophilus mahii DSM 5219 genomic window carries:
- a CDS encoding methylated-DNA--[protein]-cysteine S-methyltransferase, with protein sequence MRYLAGEYVDFMKYDLDLTHLTKFQREVLEATRKIPYGQTRTYGQLAEDIGKSKASRAVGRVLNKNPYPLVIPCHRVVAKNSIGGYAGGKELKKKLLEMEKAIDYDESVR encoded by the coding sequence ATGAGATATCTCGCAGGCGAGTATGTGGATTTCATGAAATACGATCTGGACCTTACGCATCTTACAAAGTTCCAGAGGGAAGTCCTGGAAGCCACCCGTAAAATCCCTTACGGACAAACACGCACCTATGGGCAACTGGCAGAAGACATTGGTAAAAGCAAAGCAAGCCGGGCAGTCGGCCGTGTGCTTAATAAAAATCCCTATCCACTGGTAATTCCCTGCCACAGAGTAGTTGCTAAAAATAGCATAGGTGGCTATGCCGGTGGCAAAGAATTAAAGAAAAAATTACTGGAAATGGAAAAAGCCATTGATTACGATGAATCAGTTCGTTAA
- a CDS encoding translation initiation factor IF-5A: MKQQVEVKELKEGKYVIIDDEPCIIKGLSKSKPGKHGSAKARIDAVGIFDGQKRSIVSSVSSKTFVPIVERKSAQVLSVSGDIAQLMDMEDYSTFEMQIPDEYKDRVNEGGDISYITAMGKMKIDLR; this comes from the coding sequence ATGAAACAACAGGTTGAAGTAAAGGAACTCAAGGAAGGTAAATACGTAATTATCGATGACGAACCATGCATTATCAAGGGCCTGTCAAAATCCAAACCCGGAAAACACGGTTCTGCTAAAGCAAGAATTGATGCAGTTGGTATTTTTGATGGACAAAAACGTTCAATCGTAAGCTCTGTTTCCTCAAAAACCTTTGTGCCTATTGTCGAAAGGAAAAGTGCACAGGTTCTTTCCGTTTCAGGAGACATCGCCCAGCTCATGGACATGGAAGACTACTCCACCTTCGAAATGCAGATCCCTGATGAATACAAGGATAGGGTGAACGAAGGAGGAGATATTTCATACATAACCGCAATGGGCAAAATGAAGATTGACCTTCGTTAA
- the speB gene encoding agmatinase, whose translation MFYQPLMMDALRDYGAAKYVIFGVPFDGTSSYRPGSRRAPDAMRQASENFESYNSFFDIDLASIPIHDAGNLEVYSSVDETLRDLYYDTRDIVKNKKIPIMMGGEHSLTLSTVKACAKDTDNIGVIVLDAHFDLREEFGGVKNNHACVSRHILEEATDRYACIGTRSGPREEWDFAKDNNISYYTPENVKEYSAKKLATKVMKEIGTSQFYLSLDMDCLDPAYAPATGTPEPFGLDPWQVRDLIHAFAPHTVGFDIMEIAPDYDRGQTSLLGAKLLREFIAAHAAGNIQ comes from the coding sequence ATGTTCTACCAGCCCCTTATGATGGATGCCCTGCGGGATTACGGGGCTGCAAAATATGTTATATTCGGAGTCCCTTTTGACGGGACTTCCTCTTACAGGCCGGGAAGCCGCAGGGCTCCGGACGCTATGAGACAGGCATCTGAAAATTTTGAAAGTTACAATTCTTTTTTTGATATTGACCTTGCATCCATCCCGATTCATGATGCAGGCAATCTTGAAGTTTATTCTTCCGTTGATGAAACTCTCAGGGACCTTTACTATGATACCAGAGACATAGTAAAAAATAAAAAGATTCCTATAATGATGGGCGGGGAACACTCCCTTACCCTTTCCACTGTTAAAGCCTGTGCAAAAGACACTGATAACATTGGTGTGATCGTATTGGATGCACATTTTGACCTGCGGGAAGAGTTTGGTGGAGTGAAAAACAACCATGCGTGCGTCAGCCGGCATATCTTAGAAGAGGCCACCGACAGGTATGCATGCATTGGAACAAGAAGCGGACCCCGGGAAGAATGGGATTTTGCAAAAGATAATAACATATCCTATTACACTCCGGAAAATGTAAAAGAATACTCTGCCAAAAAACTTGCTACAAAGGTTATGAAAGAAATAGGAACCTCACAGTTCTACCTTTCCCTGGACATGGACTGTCTGGACCCTGCTTATGCCCCGGCAACAGGTACTCCTGAACCCTTTGGTCTTGATCCCTGGCAGGTCAGGGACCTGATACATGCTTTTGCCCCACACACAGTTGGTTTTGATATTATGGAAATTGCTCCGGACTATGACAGGGGACAGACATCCCTACTCGGTGCAAAACTACTGAGGGAATTCATAGCCGCCCATGCAGCCGGCAATATCCAATAA
- a CDS encoding HVO_0476 family zinc finger protein yields the protein MSEEIETTCPACSPQEFVWHDILKDGQNMLVRCQICGDVHPTEIETEKTIPVRIIISRGDESFKTNALFEETQVVTTNEELVVEDQNGEDVYPIQITSIETPTKREEYAKIADVETIWARAIDEVDVKISVQSIGNTNPYTKRVSGEELFEVGLEYEAGGERFRITRIKIRGGKFRFKRGDKVEAKYIKRIFGRVAYKKGWGGGRTAWSMKRNVRNW from the coding sequence ATGAGTGAAGAGATCGAGACCACATGCCCTGCATGCTCACCACAGGAATTCGTGTGGCACGACATACTGAAGGATGGACAGAATATGCTTGTCCGGTGCCAGATTTGCGGTGATGTACATCCCACAGAGATAGAGACAGAGAAGACCATCCCGGTAAGAATAATTATCAGTAGAGGGGATGAATCTTTCAAGACAAATGCACTTTTTGAAGAGACACAGGTTGTCACAACAAACGAAGAATTGGTTGTGGAAGACCAAAACGGTGAAGACGTATATCCCATACAGATCACTTCCATCGAAACACCCACAAAACGTGAAGAATACGCAAAGATTGCAGATGTTGAAACCATCTGGGCACGTGCAATTGATGAAGTCGATGTAAAAATATCCGTACAATCCATAGGAAATACCAACCCCTACACAAAAAGAGTATCAGGAGAAGAACTATTTGAAGTCGGCCTGGAATACGAAGCGGGAGGAGAACGCTTCAGGATCACAAGAATAAAGATACGTGGGGGAAAATTCAGGTTTAAAAGGGGAGACAAAGTTGAGGCCAAATATATAAAAAGAATCTTCGGCAGGGTGGCCTATAAGAAAGGATGGGGAGGGGGCAGGACCGCTTGGAGTATGAAGAGAAACGTAAGGAACTGGTAA
- a CDS encoding DUF2073 domain-containing protein — protein sequence MQGIQMDLLSEDRLARMSPVEKVRFIIDEVKNGKILVLERGLSPEEEANLIEMTMTQIAPDEFSGIEMETYPAHETKSFLGKLFNKGPKGRLTLIGPADQLKTLKKDRDMITALVSSNR from the coding sequence ATGCAGGGTATTCAAATGGATTTACTTTCAGAGGATCGTCTTGCAAGGATGAGCCCTGTGGAAAAGGTTCGTTTCATCATTGATGAAGTCAAAAACGGCAAAATCCTTGTACTTGAAAGAGGACTCAGTCCTGAAGAGGAAGCCAACCTTATCGAGATGACAATGACACAAATAGCACCTGATGAATTCTCAGGTATCGAAATGGAGACATATCCAGCCCATGAAACAAAGTCTTTTTTGGGAAAACTTTTCAACAAAGGTCCAAAAGGCAGACTGACCCTTATTGGTCCGGCCGATCAGCTCAAGACCCTTAAGAAAGACAGGGATATGATTACAGCATTGGTTTCCTCAAACAGATAA
- a CDS encoding HAD family hydrolase yields MENKLAVVFDSAGTLLHMYRVARDMSNGMMLEDVESTMLVAGRKGRALVVIHADMERILESQPRRLLSDFMEKEHVELDVSCSNGEVSPSDISKIVKQSDVVLGDVQEVFCRVKTRCPNIFYLACGLIVDIVEQSVTYVVSTGGRLYPESRDTLQTLHQRGAGLYIASGDSMKNLSRLSHCIGVPIDGVFDIASTFDKERIVQDLKKKYNKVIMVGDGMNDMLALRSADLGILTVQQGDSRPSRLQESADVVVGNIAEVVRFADEIISS; encoded by the coding sequence ATGGAAAACAAACTGGCAGTGGTCTTTGACAGTGCGGGAACATTGTTACATATGTATCGTGTTGCCAGGGATATGTCCAACGGGATGATGCTGGAAGATGTAGAAAGCACGATGCTTGTGGCAGGTCGCAAAGGCAGGGCACTTGTAGTGATCCATGCCGATATGGAGAGGATACTGGAGTCACAACCCCGCCGGTTACTTTCGGATTTCATGGAAAAAGAACACGTAGAGCTGGATGTGAGTTGTTCCAACGGGGAGGTTTCCCCGTCCGATATTTCTAAAATAGTAAAGCAAAGCGATGTGGTGCTCGGGGATGTTCAGGAAGTATTTTGCAGGGTAAAGACCCGTTGTCCCAATATATTTTACCTGGCGTGTGGCTTGATAGTAGATATTGTTGAGCAGTCAGTAACCTATGTGGTTAGTACTGGGGGCCGCCTTTATCCTGAAAGCAGGGACACTTTGCAAACTCTTCATCAAAGGGGAGCGGGGCTCTATATTGCCTCAGGAGATAGCATGAAAAACCTCAGCAGGCTCTCTCACTGCATTGGTGTTCCTATTGATGGGGTTTTTGATATCGCCTCTACATTTGACAAGGAAAGAATAGTTCAGGATCTAAAAAAGAAGTACAATAAAGTCATTATGGTAGGGGATGGAATGAACGATATGCTGGCATTAAGATCGGCCGATTTAGGAATTCTTACAGTTCAACAGGGTGACTCCCGACCTTCCAGATTGCAGGAATCTGCCGATGTTGTGGTAGGTAATATTGCCGAGGTTGTCAGGTTTGCAGATGAGATAATTTCATCTTAA
- the mmp3 gene encoding methyl-coenzyme M reductase-associated protein Mmp3, whose product MEELGTIQVLVNGEKFSLPDGATVQKAIDAADAPYKKGASVGILKKSESVRSESVKEYRVKTTKGELRLEIIDSSSASARRWMEGFKQYEGISLRWDSKDATVFGPFPESLKPERNPTKLDKYDVLFSAGGYNPSNFHLLFSLAEHSADYGAPADGPFARVVGGKKLLTSFERSDRILEIEPVIEWQESADHHVTYDTNTTLEDGDGLFTFIKVKLALESPEGAEFFFGLTKDGLFEVDYESSSFISDSSLKGEICSFENFETRKDGAVWVRTAGYGTGKVFISRDERTASVVHSVIGHVEQGIELIHMAGKGHSIFVKTDPAPINILGMGFNEAAKHLEGLGVELVREGYKEDDANIVKLNPSSTIDILLAKKVIATGAPDSLVIRVELYDELAPKTLDFFRHAVGLTFRPIGTLPVMMIYENTYLFKAAKSAEKYKEILPENVLVDKTKAFEIGITNQAAKRMGIVGVKTEDDDLFGPTGEKFSSTNIIGKILEPEKFRALTEKDTMYVLESKKEEVE is encoded by the coding sequence TTGGAGGAATTAGGGACGATTCAAGTACTTGTCAACGGTGAGAAGTTCTCTCTCCCGGATGGTGCTACCGTACAGAAAGCCATCGATGCAGCAGATGCGCCATACAAAAAAGGTGCATCCGTGGGCATTCTTAAAAAGTCGGAAAGTGTCCGTTCTGAAAGTGTAAAAGAGTATCGTGTCAAGACCACAAAAGGAGAATTACGTCTTGAAATAATTGATTCTTCTTCGGCTTCTGCCCGCAGATGGATGGAAGGTTTCAAGCAATATGAAGGAATTTCCCTGCGCTGGGATAGCAAGGATGCCACAGTATTTGGCCCCTTCCCGGAATCTCTGAAACCGGAAAGAAATCCCACAAAGCTGGATAAATATGATGTATTATTTTCAGCCGGGGGGTATAACCCTTCTAATTTCCATCTTCTTTTTTCCCTTGCAGAACATTCTGCAGATTACGGTGCACCTGCAGATGGTCCCTTTGCCAGGGTTGTGGGTGGCAAGAAACTTCTGACCAGTTTTGAGCGCTCTGATCGCATTCTTGAAATTGAACCCGTAATAGAATGGCAGGAATCTGCAGATCATCATGTCACATATGATACAAATACAACCCTAGAGGATGGCGATGGTCTCTTCACCTTTATAAAGGTAAAACTTGCTCTTGAATCCCCTGAAGGAGCTGAATTTTTCTTTGGTCTGACCAAGGATGGCCTCTTTGAAGTTGACTATGAATCCAGTTCTTTTATAAGTGACAGCAGTTTGAAAGGTGAAATTTGCTCCTTTGAAAACTTTGAAACACGAAAGGATGGAGCGGTATGGGTACGAACTGCAGGTTATGGCACCGGTAAAGTTTTCATTTCCCGTGATGAAAGAACTGCCAGCGTTGTCCATTCTGTAATTGGCCATGTAGAACAGGGTATTGAACTCATCCACATGGCAGGTAAGGGTCACTCTATATTTGTAAAGACGGATCCTGCTCCCATCAATATACTTGGTATGGGCTTTAATGAAGCTGCAAAACATCTTGAAGGACTGGGGGTTGAACTGGTACGTGAAGGGTATAAAGAGGATGATGCCAATATTGTGAAACTAAACCCCTCAAGTACTATCGATATCCTGCTGGCAAAAAAAGTAATTGCAACCGGTGCACCGGATTCCCTGGTTATCCGTGTTGAACTGTATGATGAACTCGCTCCGAAAACCCTGGATTTCTTCAGGCATGCAGTGGGTCTTACTTTCAGGCCGATAGGTACACTGCCTGTTATGATGATATATGAGAATACATACTTATTTAAAGCCGCAAAGTCCGCTGAAAAATATAAGGAAATATTGCCCGAAAACGTGCTTGTGGACAAAACCAAAGCTTTTGAGATCGGAATTACTAACCAGGCCGCCAAAAGAATGGGCATTGTGGGAGTTAAAACAGAGGATGACGATTTGTTTGGTCCCACCGGAGAGAAATTTTCAAGTACCAATATAATAGGAAAAATCCTTGAGCCCGAGAAATTCAGGGCATTGACCGAAAAGGATACCATGTACGTGCTGGAAAGTAAGAAGGAGGAGGTTGAATGA
- a CDS encoding Era-like GTP-binding protein, with product MGVIRSLKRNFTGFLKKMLNKKSARIGIYGPPNAGKTTLANRILRDWTGDAMGSVSNVAHETRRARRREGVTIKGNGNSLSLDIIDTPGLATKIDFHEFMEQGMSEAESKRRAKEATEGVIEAVKWLENLDGIILVMDATEDPFTQVNVTVIGNMEARGLPLLIAANKIDREDSSPSTIREAFPQHPLVAISALEGKNIDTLYEEIAKRFG from the coding sequence ATGGGAGTAATAAGATCATTGAAAAGAAACTTCACAGGTTTCCTGAAGAAAATGCTCAATAAAAAAAGTGCAAGGATTGGCATTTATGGACCCCCAAATGCAGGCAAGACCACCCTTGCAAACCGCATACTTCGTGACTGGACAGGAGATGCTATGGGATCAGTATCCAATGTCGCACACGAAACACGTCGTGCCAGGAGGAGAGAAGGAGTAACTATCAAAGGCAATGGTAATTCACTGTCACTTGATATTATAGATACTCCCGGTCTTGCCACAAAGATAGATTTCCATGAATTCATGGAGCAGGGGATGAGTGAAGCAGAATCTAAACGCAGAGCAAAAGAAGCCACCGAAGGAGTTATTGAAGCGGTCAAATGGCTGGAAAACCTTGACGGTATAATCCTTGTAATGGATGCAACCGAGGACCCGTTTACACAGGTAAATGTCACTGTCATAGGAAATATGGAAGCTCGTGGTCTTCCGCTCTTAATCGCTGCCAACAAGATCGATCGTGAAGATTCATCGCCTTCAACAATAAGGGAAGCGTTCCCCCAGCATCCACTCGTTGCCATATCTGCCCTTGAAGGAAAGAACATTGATACTCTTTATGAGGAAATTGCAAAGAGATTTGGGTGA
- a CDS encoding thermonuclease family protein translates to MNSTTTVVKVIDGDTFVTDSGEKVRLIGIDSPEIDESYYAEAKDYLSTRVEGKQVLLEGDSSNRDTYDRLLRYVWLDGELVNRELVEEGLALSKTYEPDIKYQHIFNDAQQRARNEQVGIWSYLANSDTAVIFYLEADNYVGQVRTVEGTVLSTAKNEEDGIIYLNFHDPYKGYFTVIIWQDSWSNFPQSPDAYYDGKNVLVTGKIIDYKGTPEIEVSDGSQIEIVG, encoded by the coding sequence GTGAACTCGACTACAACGGTTGTCAAAGTGATAGATGGGGATACTTTCGTGACGGATTCCGGGGAGAAAGTGAGACTTATCGGGATAGATTCACCGGAGATAGATGAATCCTATTATGCCGAGGCAAAAGATTATTTGTCCACCCGGGTGGAAGGTAAGCAGGTTTTGCTGGAAGGGGATAGCAGTAACCGGGATACTTATGACCGTTTATTGAGATATGTTTGGCTTGACGGTGAACTGGTAAACAGGGAGCTTGTGGAAGAAGGTCTGGCTCTGTCCAAAACCTATGAGCCCGATATAAAATATCAGCATATTTTCAACGATGCACAACAACGGGCAAGAAATGAGCAGGTGGGAATCTGGTCCTATCTGGCAAATAGTGACACAGCAGTAATCTTTTACCTGGAAGCAGATAACTATGTAGGCCAGGTGAGAACTGTCGAGGGTACAGTGTTATCAACGGCCAAAAATGAAGAGGATGGTATAATCTATCTAAATTTCCATGACCCTTATAAAGGCTACTTCACTGTAATTATATGGCAGGACAGCTGGTCAAACTTTCCCCAATCTCCTGATGCTTACTATGACGGTAAAAATGTGCTTGTGACAGGCAAGATCATAGATTACAAGGGTACACCAGAGATTGAGGTGAGTGATGGTTCACAGATTGAAATTGTGGGATGA
- the atwA gene encoding methyl coenzyme M reductase system, component A2 — protein sequence MSLFIEIKDLTISFNGAAVLKNINLNINEGEVVGILGKSGSGKTVLMHALRGAEELNEITGSIIYHVARCAKCGYIEPPSMVGKACSHCENSNFEAFEADFAKLGIHNNERRAVSRRVAIMLQRTFALYGDDRVIANVVNSLTEIGYSGPDAMERAVELLEEVRLSHRMMHVARDLSGGEKQRVVLARQLVRNPMLLLADEPTGTLDPRTAKVVHDVVEDTVSSHNMTMIITSHWSDVIEDLADRAIILEEGEIVCEGDACDVSRDFMKMVTDIGEWEKGNVGEDIIRVEDLVKKYISVSRGVVYAVGGVSFNVKEGEIFGLAGTSGAGKTTTSEMLMGNVQPTSGAVHVRVGDEWVNMREPGADNRGRAVRYMGILHQEYGLYTHRTIIDNLTESIGIDLPYELATRKAINTLVTTGFTENKAKSILPKMADEISEGERHRVALAQILMKEPNIILMDEPTGTMDPITRTEVTKSILKAREEMGNTFVIVSHDMDFLTDICDRVALMRDSKIVDIGEPETVLSQLTEKELEEVP from the coding sequence ATGTCATTATTCATCGAGATCAAAGACCTTACCATCTCTTTCAATGGTGCAGCGGTCTTAAAGAATATCAATCTCAACATAAATGAAGGTGAAGTTGTCGGAATCCTGGGAAAAAGCGGTTCCGGTAAAACGGTATTGATGCATGCGCTTCGTGGTGCCGAGGAATTAAATGAAATCACAGGTTCAATAATTTATCACGTTGCACGCTGTGCAAAATGTGGTTATATAGAGCCGCCCAGTATGGTGGGGAAGGCCTGTTCACACTGCGAAAACAGTAACTTTGAAGCGTTCGAAGCGGATTTTGCAAAACTTGGCATTCATAATAACGAACGCAGAGCAGTATCCCGAAGGGTTGCGATTATGCTCCAGAGGACCTTTGCCCTTTATGGAGATGACAGGGTAATTGCCAATGTAGTAAATTCCCTGACAGAAATTGGTTATAGTGGCCCCGATGCAATGGAACGTGCCGTAGAACTGCTGGAGGAGGTTCGTCTCTCCCACAGGATGATGCATGTGGCCCGTGATTTAAGCGGTGGGGAGAAACAGAGGGTAGTTCTTGCGCGCCAGCTTGTGAGAAATCCCATGCTGCTGCTTGCCGACGAACCGACAGGAACCCTGGACCCCAGGACAGCAAAAGTGGTACATGATGTTGTAGAGGATACGGTTTCCTCCCACAACATGACAATGATAATCACCTCCCACTGGTCAGATGTCATTGAAGACCTCGCTGACAGGGCAATTATCCTTGAGGAAGGGGAAATTGTATGTGAGGGTGATGCATGTGATGTCTCCCGCGACTTTATGAAAATGGTCACTGACATTGGTGAATGGGAAAAAGGCAATGTAGGCGAGGATATCATCAGAGTGGAGGACCTTGTGAAAAAATACATCTCCGTTTCAAGGGGTGTGGTCTATGCTGTAGGCGGTGTGAGTTTTAATGTGAAGGAAGGTGAGATATTCGGGCTTGCAGGTACCAGTGGTGCAGGGAAGACAACTACTTCTGAAATGCTCATGGGCAATGTGCAACCAACAAGCGGGGCAGTGCATGTTCGCGTTGGTGATGAGTGGGTGAATATGAGGGAACCCGGAGCTGACAACAGAGGTCGTGCAGTTCGCTACATGGGTATACTGCATCAGGAATATGGTCTGTACACACACAGGACAATCATCGATAACCTGACCGAATCCATCGGGATTGATCTTCCCTACGAACTTGCTACCAGGAAGGCTATCAACACTCTTGTGACAACCGGCTTTACTGAAAATAAGGCCAAATCCATTCTTCCTAAGATGGCCGATGAGATAAGTGAAGGGGAGAGGCACAGGGTTGCTCTGGCCCAGATTTTAATGAAAGAACCAAATATCATTTTAATGGATGAGCCTACCGGTACAATGGATCCGATCACAAGGACCGAGGTAACCAAATCTATCCTGAAGGCAAGGGAAGAGATGGGTAATACATTTGTGATCGTGTCTCATGATATGGATTTCCTGACTGATATCTGTGACCGTGTAGCACTAATGAGGGACTCAAAGATAGTTGATATCGGAGAACCGGAAACCGTTCTTTCCCAGCTTACTGAAAAGGAACTTGAAGAAGTTCCTTAA
- a CDS encoding matrixin family metalloprotease, with amino-acid sequence MKKPAKKILFVLLAIMILFTGTSLANIEKISDDPWEHSPITVYIDDKDTPEHYSPTYREQVEIALDYWEKGGNGALSYQPVFRIIDNPDADINVRWVENLEKVEGADEGVAGYCRPTITGNKYLHAEIVLEVGNYQGFSWVQYGDANMQEVSKHEVGHALGLGHSTDRSDIMYPSYEQRDNINPLLLKSTLPYLIGALIVIVTIIGYHGIGWRKMRKQRKQIEKDVFESKK; translated from the coding sequence ATGAAAAAGCCGGCTAAAAAAATCCTTTTTGTACTACTTGCCATTATGATATTATTCACCGGTACCTCCCTTGCAAATATTGAAAAAATATCAGACGACCCCTGGGAACACAGCCCCATAACAGTATATATAGATGATAAGGATACGCCTGAACACTACAGCCCCACCTACAGAGAACAGGTAGAAATTGCCCTGGATTACTGGGAAAAGGGTGGCAACGGAGCCCTCAGTTACCAGCCTGTGTTCAGAATCATCGACAATCCTGACGCTGACATAAATGTTCGGTGGGTGGAAAATCTTGAAAAGGTCGAAGGAGCCGATGAAGGAGTGGCCGGATACTGTAGACCCACCATTACCGGGAACAAATACCTGCATGCTGAAATCGTGCTGGAGGTCGGAAATTACCAGGGGTTTTCATGGGTACAATATGGCGATGCAAACATGCAGGAGGTATCCAAGCATGAGGTAGGACATGCCCTGGGACTGGGCCACAGTACTGACCGCTCGGATATCATGTATCCCAGTTATGAACAACGTGACAACATCAATCCCCTTCTCCTGAAATCAACTTTACCCTACCTGATAGGTGCACTCATAGTAATCGTAACCATAATCGGATACCACGGCATCGGCTGGAGAAAAATGCGCAAGCAGCGCAAACAAATCGAGAAGGATGTTTTTGAAAGCAAAAAATGA
- a CDS encoding protein-L-isoaspartate O-methyltransferase, producing the protein MEYEEKRKELVKQIREEGIGNQVLEAMGKVPRHLFVSEDLKNSAYIDSPLPIGNRQTISAPHMVAIMCDVLNIEKGMKILEIGAGSGYNAAVMAEMVGKEGHIYSIERISFLKQFAEINLKNAGYANVTVIEGDGTLGYPPQAPYERICVTSAAPSIPQPLKEQLSAGGIMVIPVGKYMQNLILVHKLDGGTFTEGNLGSVIFVPLIGKYGYRESIE; encoded by the coding sequence TTGGAGTATGAAGAGAAACGTAAGGAACTGGTAAAACAGATCAGAGAAGAAGGAATCGGAAATCAGGTGCTTGAAGCTATGGGGAAAGTTCCCAGGCACCTTTTTGTTTCCGAAGATCTTAAGAATTCTGCATATATTGACTCCCCCTTACCCATAGGGAACAGGCAAACGATTTCAGCACCACATATGGTAGCCATAATGTGTGATGTCCTGAATATAGAGAAAGGCATGAAGATACTTGAAATCGGGGCCGGTTCCGGATACAATGCTGCTGTGATGGCCGAAATGGTAGGCAAAGAGGGGCATATATACAGCATTGAAAGAATCTCTTTTTTAAAGCAGTTTGCCGAAATTAACCTTAAAAACGCGGGTTACGCAAATGTTACGGTCATCGAAGGCGACGGCACCCTCGGTTATCCCCCACAGGCCCCATATGAACGTATATGCGTAACCTCTGCAGCTCCATCAATTCCTCAACCTCTCAAAGAGCAACTTTCAGCTGGCGGAATCATGGTTATTCCTGTTGGCAAATACATGCAAAACCTGATTCTTGTCCACAAACTTGATGGCGGGACTTTCACAGAGGGAAACCTTGGCAGCGTCATTTTTGTACCTCTTATTGGAAAATACGGGTACAGAGAATCTATTGAATGA
- a CDS encoding phosphate uptake regulator PhoU: protein MDIETRKVQQTGGSTYIISLPKPWAQRMGVEAGSRVSVRNQPDGSLNIATLDTTTKPKKRKMEITNYKGEGLIRNIIAAYVAGYDLIELVSPRILAEQKKIIREVCHKLIGPEIIEETSKSVLIQDLLNPEEVSIKKSIRRMYLISTSMHKDAIQSLRTGEKDLALDVMLRDDEVDRLFLLISKQFRSLFRGTRLADTTETSIDEYHDFRLVASSLERIADHAHRIAGVTRKLQGPVPEEIMEPIEKASEDARSTVEAAIDALYGCDVKLANKTIDNIQHIKTDIDKLNASFMKLKDVGTVVGLGTVADSIERTAEYGTNIAETAINMSIATTEESA, encoded by the coding sequence ATGGATATAGAAACAAGAAAAGTACAGCAAACCGGAGGTTCTACATACATTATCTCCCTCCCAAAACCCTGGGCACAGAGAATGGGAGTTGAAGCCGGCTCCAGAGTATCCGTCAGAAACCAACCTGATGGGTCCCTTAATATAGCCACTCTGGATACCACAACAAAACCCAAAAAACGTAAGATGGAAATCACCAATTACAAGGGAGAAGGCCTGATACGTAACATAATTGCCGCCTATGTTGCCGGTTATGATCTTATCGAACTTGTTTCCCCAAGAATACTTGCCGAACAGAAAAAAATAATACGTGAAGTTTGCCACAAATTGATCGGCCCTGAAATCATCGAGGAAACTTCCAAAAGTGTCCTCATACAGGATTTACTCAACCCTGAAGAAGTTTCCATCAAAAAAAGTATCCGCAGGATGTACCTTATTTCCACTTCTATGCACAAGGACGCCATCCAGTCCCTCAGGACCGGTGAAAAAGACCTTGCACTTGATGTAATGCTCAGGGATGATGAAGTGGACAGATTGTTTTTGCTTATCTCAAAGCAGTTCCGCTCCCTGTTCAGAGGTACACGTCTTGCCGATACCACAGAGACATCCATTGATGAATATCATGATTTCCGACTTGTTGCAAGTTCCCTGGAAAGGATTGCAGACCATGCCCACAGAATCGCAGGAGTTACCAGAAAACTGCAAGGGCCTGTTCCCGAAGAAATAATGGAACCTATAGAAAAGGCGAGCGAGGATGCACGCAGCACTGTGGAAGCGGCAATTGATGCCCTTTATGGTTGTGATGTGAAACTGGCGAATAAAACCATTGATAACATACAGCACATAAAAACCGATATTGACAAACTCAATGCATCCTTTATGAAACTAAAAGATGTAGGGACTGTGGTCGGGCTGGGAACCGTGGCCGATAGTATAGAGAGGACAGCAGAATATGGGACAAATATTGCTGAGACTGCTATAAATATGTCCATCGCCACTACAGAGGAAAGTGCCTGA